The Watersipora subatra chromosome 1, tzWatSuba1.1, whole genome shotgun sequence genome has a window encoding:
- the LOC137396875 gene encoding peroxiredoxin-6-like: protein MPGLNLGDEFPNAQVETTKGNFKLHDYMEDKWLVFCSHPADYTPVCTTELGALIALIPEFEKRNVKIIALSCDGVDSHHGWIKDLNAQAGCPSNELLYPIIADKDRELAVKLGMIDPLEKDAQGLPLTARAVFIVAPDKKLKLSILYPATTGRNFNEVLRVIDSLQLTLHKKVATPVNWQNGGECMVLPTVSAQEASSLFPQHRVAEVPSGKGYLRFTPQP, encoded by the exons ATGCCTGGTCTTAATCTTGGAGACGAATTTCCTAACGCTCAAGTAGAGACTACTAAAGGAAACTTCAAACTCCACGATTATATGGAAGACAA GTGGCTGGTGTTTTGTTCCCATCCTGCAGACTACACACCAGTCTGTACCACAGAGTTGGGTGCGTTGATTGCACTCATTCCAGAGTTTGAGAAGCGGAATGTAAAAATTATAGCTCTTTCATGCGACGGAGTGGACTCGCATCATGGGTGGATTAAG GATTTGAATGCTCAGGCTGGCTGCCCGTCGAATGAGCTGCTATATCCTATCATTGCCGACAAAGACCGGGAGCTGGCTGTCAAACTTGGCATGATTGATCCATTAGAAAAGGATGCCCAGGGCCTGCCTCTCACCGCTAGAGCCGTATTCATAGTGGCACCAGACAAGAAGTTGAAGCTAAGCATTCTATATCCTGCTACCACCGGGCGCAACTTTAA TGAAGTCTTGAGGGTCATCGATTCGCTGCAGCTGACCTTGCACAAGAAGGTGGCTACTCCAGTCAACTGGCAGAACGGTGGTGAATGCATGGTACTGCCTACAGTCAGTGCTCAGGAGGCATCCAGCCTTTTCCCCCAGCACAGAGTGGCAGAG GTTCCCTCTGGCAAAGGATACCTAAGATTCACGCCCCAGCCATAG